In Scleropages formosus chromosome 10, fSclFor1.1, whole genome shotgun sequence, a single genomic region encodes these proteins:
- the her8.2 gene encoding hairy-related 8.2, with protein sequence MTATSMAENVEKSQSAKEERKLRKPLIERKRRERINNCLDQLKETVVGAFQLDQSKLEKADILEMTVKHLQNIQSNKLAADPTVGLEAQQRYSTGYIQCMHEVHNLLLTCEWMDKTLGSRLLDHLLRSLPHATEDLQAVPGTVTPPPHQTHKNQGDGKVAPPARGFCSSGVESQCEDRAQLLSTSRESELLVPENPLLNRRHIVTLDMWRPW encoded by the exons ATGACTGCCACCTCCATGGCTGAGAACGTGGAGAAGTCACAGAGTGCCAAGGAAGAGAGGAAG CTAAGAAAACCACTTATTGAGAGAAAAAGACGTGAAAGGATAAATAACTGCCTGGACCAGCTGAAGGAAACGGTGGTGGGAGCCTTTCAGCTTGAT CAATCCAAACTGGAGAAGGCTGACATTCTGGAAATGACGGTGAAACATCTTCAGAACATCCAGAGCAATAAATTAGCTG CTGACCCGACCGTGGGCCTGGAAGCCCAGCAGAGATACAGCACTGGGTATATCCAGTGCATGCACGAGGTGCACAACCTACTGCTCACCTGTGAGTGGATGGACAAGACGCTCGGCTCACGTCTGCTCGACCACCTGCTCCGGTCGCTGCCGCACGCCACCGAGGACCTCCAGGCCGTGCCAGGCACCGTCACCCCGCCGCCGCATCAAACACACAAGAACCAGGGTGATGGAAAGGTAGCACCCCCTGCCAGGGGGTTCTGCAGCTCTGGGGTGGAGAGCCAGTGTGAGGACAGGGCCCAGTTGCTGAGCACCAGCAGGGAGAGCGAGCTCCTGGTACCAGAGAACCCCCTGCTGAACCGTCGACACATAGTCACCCTTGACATGTGGAGGCCGTGGTGA